The following DNA comes from Riemerella anatipestifer ATCC 11845 = DSM 15868.
AACAAAAACTTAAGAAGTCGTATCGCCTTTTTAAGAGGACAAATTTTATCTAAATTAGATCGTAACGAAGAAGCTAGAGAAAGCTTTGTAACTGCTTATCAAAAGGCTAATAATTTTGAATTTGAAGTAAAATCTCAAATAGAAATAGCCAAGACTTTCGACAATTCTAAAAAAGAAGACTACGAAAGTCTGAAAACTTATCTAGAAAAAATATCCAAAAAAGGAACTTACGCCTCTAGAAAAAACGAGTTCTATTACGCTTTGGGACTTATGGCAATGAAGGCAGGAAAAGAGGAAGAAGCTAACAAGTTCTTCCAAAAGTCGTTGAAAGAAAAAGTTTCCGATGGACAAATACGAGGGCTTACCTACTATGAAATCGGAAAGAAATATTTAGAAAAAGAGGATTATCTAAGTGCTGGAGTTTATTACGACAGTGCCGTTACCCAAATGACCTATGCTCCTCAAAGAGAAGAATTGAAAACATTCTCTACGGATATTAAAAAAATCTCTAAAAACTATTACCTCATTAAAAAGAACGATAGCATCTTGGCTCTCACCAAAATGAACGACCAGCAAAGGCTGGCTTACTTTAACCAACAAATAGAAAAACTAAAAGCTAAAGAAGCTAAAGAGGAAGCAGAAAAATTAAAAGCCTCTAAAGAAAAAGAGTTTAAAGTAGCTGATTTTGTTTTGGACAATACCTTTGGTACAAATAGCACGAGAGGATTTGCTGATTTTGGTACTTCTACTAAAGGTTTTTACTTTGATAATCTCACAACCGTATCTAAAGGACAAGCCAACTTTAAACAAATTTGGGGAGAAAGAGCTCTTGCTGATAATTGGCGTTATTCATCAAAAACCACTTCTATAGAAGACCTCAAAAACGAAGCTCTCGGTAAAACGGAAGTTAAAAATCCAAGAAGATTTGAACCTGAGTTTTATATAGAGAAAATTCCTACCAACGCTCAAGACATCGCTCAACTCAAGCAAGATAGAGATACCGCATCACTAGGATTAGGTATGATGTATGAAAATATTTTTTCTAATACCAAACTTGCCACTAAAACACTATTTGACTTAGTAAACGCTCAACCAAAAGAAGATGTAAAACTTCAGGCGTTGTATCAAATATTTTCTATTAACTATGAGAAAAATCCGCAAGAGGCACAGAAAGCCAAAAACATTATTATTAGTGAGTTCCCTTACACTCATTATGCAGAATTTGTAAAAAATCCTAAGCGTGGAGGCTTGGGTGTCGCTTCGTCGGAAGTAGAGAACATCTATAAACAAGCCTATCAACTCTACATAGAAGAAAAATATGAGGACAGCAAAGCCCTTATAGAAAAAACAATAGAAGCTTATCCTAAAGACGCTCTATTACCGAAGTTATCGTTGCTTAATGCATTTAATACAGGGAAAACAGTGGGTAAAGAAATCATGATTTTACAATTGCAACAGATTTCCCTAAACTACGAAAAACTCCCCGAAGGCGAAAAAGCAAAACAAATGTTGGCTTATCTTAGTAGTGATTTAAAAACACCTATCACCGAACAAAGCAAGACAGCACAACCTAGCGTGAGTATAACAGTAACTGACGAAACGGCGAAAGACCATGAAGAGGAAGCTCCTAACCTCAATCTAGCCCCTTCTACCGTTCCACCACAAATTAATCTTAACGAACTTAGAAAACAAAAATTACAAAAAGAAACTATCAAAGTTAGTCCAAAATAGAAAGCCTACTTTGCTTTTCGTTTTACACCTTGAAAATCTTTTAAATAAAAAGGTTCAAAATAAGCGACATCCTCCCACTCTTTGTTCATAGCCTTATTTAAAGCTTTCTTGATAAGGTATTCTGCTGAAGGGTAAACCTCTGACTTATAGGAGGCATTAGGTAGGTTTAAAACCGTTTGTGCTTTGGTCGCCCCATCTCCCACGAAAAGAACTTTGTAGTCTTTATAATCTTCAAACGAAAACTCATCTAGAATTTTGGCTTCCGTTTCCGA
Coding sequences within:
- the porW gene encoding type IX secretion system periplasmic lipoprotein PorW/SprE is translated as MKKYSYFLIILALAVACSPRKNTFVNRNYQNFYAYYNTLFNSKDALESELNTRKNSHQDNFYQPYIKLLTFDNDHEVESEKSTSDTQNAPFAAGASSISYNSPNSKKGMSVLEISEAKALKTIEQHSMLFDGKEKNKRIFEAQIMLAKARMYQEKYLEALDALNYIFSHMKEDKRLPLAKIYEAKIFSLMKDHYKANEIFMALKEEKLSKNNKKLLSLFYAESLLQSGQKEAAVEELAQAYALNKNKNLRSRIAFLRGQILSKLDRNEEARESFVTAYQKANNFEFEVKSQIEIAKTFDNSKKEDYESLKTYLEKISKKGTYASRKNEFYYALGLMAMKAGKEEEANKFFQKSLKEKVSDGQIRGLTYYEIGKKYLEKEDYLSAGVYYDSAVTQMTYAPQREELKTFSTDIKKISKNYYLIKKNDSILALTKMNDQQRLAYFNQQIEKLKAKEAKEEAEKLKASKEKEFKVADFVLDNTFGTNSTRGFADFGTSTKGFYFDNLTTVSKGQANFKQIWGERALADNWRYSSKTTSIEDLKNEALGKTEVKNPRRFEPEFYIEKIPTNAQDIAQLKQDRDTASLGLGMMYENIFSNTKLATKTLFDLVNAQPKEDVKLQALYQIFSINYEKNPQEAQKAKNIIISEFPYTHYAEFVKNPKRGGLGVASSEVENIYKQAYQLYIEEKYEDSKALIEKTIEAYPKDALLPKLSLLNAFNTGKTVGKEIMILQLQQISLNYEKLPEGEKAKQMLAYLSSDLKTPITEQSKTAQPSVSITVTDETAKDHEEEAPNLNLAPSTVPPQINLNELRKQKLQKETIKVSPK